One stretch of Leptospira mtsangambouensis DNA includes these proteins:
- a CDS encoding M50 family metallopeptidase, which yields MAEKPVKFVIFLSLILSLVAFWDHQFTSYLKEFVVLIHEICHATAALFSGGVVKGIALHGNEGGETIAVPASFRGSFILVVSAGYIGSSLVGAFLLRLGFQGRHARQTMILLGLFLISVSVLYSKLGELAYLTGIFWGVGILVTGMLGETISILSLVFLGTSISLYSLYDLSDFAERLTETDAGILAFWMAGLGPEDLQNEEVPTVVVVLGYMIATLWSLLSIGIIFMSLRSSLSHEESHDFPPMEESFERFPGDLSPEAKLWLEKRGVDPESGIVLPPNLFQDFPPKDNSP from the coding sequence ATGGCAGAAAAACCGGTTAAGTTTGTCATTTTTCTTTCTTTGATTTTGAGTTTAGTCGCGTTTTGGGACCACCAATTCACATCTTACCTCAAAGAATTTGTCGTACTCATTCATGAAATTTGTCATGCCACGGCAGCTTTATTTAGCGGTGGAGTTGTCAAAGGAATCGCCCTCCATGGAAATGAAGGTGGGGAAACAATTGCAGTGCCTGCTTCCTTTCGTGGTTCTTTTATCCTCGTTGTTTCTGCCGGCTACATCGGTTCCTCACTTGTCGGTGCCTTTTTGCTGCGTTTGGGTTTTCAAGGACGCCATGCTCGCCAAACAATGATTTTGTTAGGTTTGTTTTTGATTTCTGTTAGCGTATTATATTCCAAATTAGGAGAACTTGCTTACCTCACAGGAATCTTTTGGGGAGTAGGAATTCTTGTCACAGGGATGTTAGGTGAAACAATTTCCATCCTATCCTTAGTTTTTTTAGGTACAAGTATCTCCCTATATTCTTTGTATGATCTCTCTGACTTTGCAGAAAGACTGACAGAAACAGATGCGGGAATCCTTGCTTTCTGGATGGCCGGTCTTGGCCCCGAAGATCTGCAAAATGAAGAAGTCCCTACCGTAGTTGTGGTGCTTGGTTATATGATCGCCACCCTTTGGTCTCTTCTTAGCATCGGGATCATATTTATGTCCCTCCGAAGTTCTCTCAGCCATGAAGAATCGCATGATTTTCCACCAATGGAAGAAAGTTTTGAACGTTTCCCGGGAGATCTTTCTCCAGAAGCAAAACTCTGGTTGGAAAAACGGGGTGTCGATCCGGAAAGTGGAATCGTTTTGCCCCCCAATTTGTTCCAAGACTTCCCTCCCAAAGACAACAGTCCCTAG
- a CDS encoding UDP-glucuronic acid decarboxylase family protein, whose protein sequence is MAKRILITGGAGFIGSHLAETLLNEGNQIIVLDNFHTGRKENLTHLLANPNFELIRHDITDPIKLEVDEIYNMACPASPVHYQSNPIKTIKTNVLGMMNMLGLAKRVKARILQASTSEVYGNPLEHPQTESYWGNVNTIGIRSCYDEGKRVAETLCFDYHRQHGVDIRVIRIFNTYGPRMIPDDGRVVSNFIVQALRGEDITIYGDGSQTRSFCYVDDLVRGIIKMMNTENFIGPVNLGNEGEFTVKELAELVIKETGSKSKIIYLPLPQDDPTRRKPNLSLAKEKLNYSTTVPLVEGVKKTIEYFSKRV, encoded by the coding sequence ATGGCAAAAAGAATCCTTATCACAGGTGGAGCCGGATTCATCGGTTCCCATCTTGCAGAAACACTTCTGAATGAAGGGAACCAAATCATCGTGTTGGACAATTTCCATACCGGACGAAAGGAAAATCTAACACACCTTTTGGCAAATCCGAATTTTGAGTTAATCCGCCATGATATCACGGACCCCATCAAGTTAGAAGTAGACGAGATCTACAATATGGCTTGTCCTGCTTCTCCCGTACATTACCAAAGTAATCCGATCAAAACCATCAAAACAAATGTTTTAGGTATGATGAATATGCTTGGTCTTGCCAAACGAGTGAAAGCAAGGATCTTACAAGCCAGTACATCCGAAGTCTATGGAAATCCACTCGAACACCCTCAAACCGAATCCTATTGGGGAAATGTAAATACCATTGGAATCCGAAGTTGTTATGATGAAGGAAAACGTGTGGCAGAAACATTATGTTTTGATTACCACCGACAACATGGAGTAGACATTCGGGTGATCCGAATTTTTAATACCTATGGCCCAAGAATGATCCCAGATGATGGTCGTGTAGTGAGCAACTTCATTGTACAAGCGTTACGTGGCGAAGATATTACTATTTACGGTGATGGAAGCCAAACTCGTTCGTTTTGTTACGTGGATGATTTAGTTCGCGGAATCATTAAAATGATGAACACGGAAAATTTCATTGGACCAGTGAACTTAGGGAACGAAGGGGAATTTACTGTAAAGGAACTAGCAGAGCTAGTTATCAAAGAGACTGGAAGTAAATCAAAAATCATTTATCTTCCGCTCCCTCAAGATGATCCAACCAGAAGAAAACCAAACTTAAGTTTAGCGAAAGAAAAATTGAATTATTCAACAACCGTCCCTTTAGTGGAAGGCGTAAAAAAAACCATCGAATATTTTAGCAAAAGAGTATAA
- a CDS encoding Re/Si-specific NAD(P)(+) transhydrogenase subunit alpha → MKIGVIKEPSYENRVAITPDVVDPLKKLGFSVSVETTAGDNAFFSDQDYKDVGATVESRDTILSGSDIVVSIHTLDEASAKKIGKDKIYIATLSPLAFPKKVKEIANASFKIFSMDTIPRITRAQSMDVLSSQATVSGYKAVLLAASNYSRFFPMLTTAAGTITPARVLILGAGVAGLQAIATSRRLGAVVDVFDTRPEVKEQCMSLGAKFVEVEGAADASNTGGYAVEQSEDYQRRQKEAIAKYAEKADIIITTALIPGRKAPLLITKDMVDKMRQGSVIVDLAAVNGGNCEVTENDKTIVYKGITVIGNSNLQSTQPMDASKMYAKNIVNFLKLFVNKEKQFNINLEDEIINACMIAENGVIRHKPTLALLGE, encoded by the coding sequence ATGAAAATAGGCGTAATCAAAGAACCATCTTATGAAAACCGAGTGGCAATCACTCCGGATGTAGTTGACCCACTTAAAAAGTTAGGTTTCAGTGTTTCCGTTGAAACAACTGCAGGGGACAATGCTTTTTTCTCCGACCAAGATTATAAAGATGTTGGTGCAACTGTAGAATCAAGAGATACAATCCTATCTGGGTCAGACATTGTTGTTTCAATCCATACATTGGATGAGGCCAGTGCAAAAAAGATTGGAAAAGATAAAATCTATATTGCAACACTCTCTCCACTTGCTTTCCCTAAAAAAGTAAAAGAAATCGCAAACGCTTCTTTTAAAATTTTCTCGATGGACACAATCCCAAGAATCACTCGGGCACAGTCTATGGATGTACTCAGTAGTCAGGCAACAGTATCTGGTTACAAAGCAGTTTTACTTGCTGCTTCCAACTATAGCCGTTTTTTCCCAATGTTAACGACTGCTGCAGGAACCATCACTCCCGCAAGAGTACTAATCCTCGGAGCAGGTGTTGCAGGACTCCAAGCCATTGCTACGTCTCGCCGACTTGGAGCAGTGGTGGATGTATTTGATACAAGACCAGAAGTGAAAGAACAGTGTATGTCACTTGGTGCAAAATTTGTGGAAGTAGAAGGAGCAGCCGATGCTTCGAATACTGGTGGTTATGCGGTGGAACAATCAGAAGATTACCAACGTCGCCAAAAAGAAGCCATTGCCAAGTATGCTGAAAAAGCTGACATTATCATCACAACAGCACTCATTCCAGGAAGAAAAGCTCCTCTACTCATTACAAAAGATATGGTAGATAAAATGAGACAAGGTTCTGTGATTGTCGACTTAGCAGCTGTAAATGGTGGTAACTGTGAAGTAACTGAAAACGATAAAACGATTGTTTACAAAGGCATTACTGTTATTGGAAATTCCAACCTTCAAAGTACACAACCAATGGACGCAAGTAAAATGTATGCGAAGAACATTGTGAACTTCCTAAAACTTTTTGTGAATAAAGAAAAACAATTCAACATCAATCTAGAAGACGAAATCATCAACGCATGTATGATTGCTGAAAATGGAGTGATCCGTCACAAACCGACACTTGCACTTCTCGGAGAATAA
- a CDS encoding lysophospholipid acyltransferase family protein: MKHIGYFVSFLIVYLFYFPFKVLPYKWCLAYGIFLTKLIYPLDKKHRKVAADNIRFAFPAYTEEQIQNLVKAHYRHLGILLAHTLWAPRMTRKWLNENLVIDSESLQIEEETKKQGVGVILISGHFGTWEILVQFLGIRMKGGGIYKKVRNPFVDQLLRRMRSKNGVVLVPVQESTQVIKLLKQGYWIGFGADQNAGKAGIFVPFMNRQASTFVGPALMAYLTGAKMLYYSVLAGEGGKVIVRVKDLGFVDKKLYPSKDDVIRHYTELWTKTLEEEVKLFPEQYFWVHRRWRTQPQAIENNQ; this comes from the coding sequence ATGAAACATATTGGATATTTCGTTTCGTTTTTAATTGTTTATTTGTTTTATTTTCCATTTAAGGTTCTTCCGTATAAATGGTGTTTGGCGTATGGAATTTTTTTAACCAAACTTATTTATCCTCTTGATAAAAAACATAGAAAGGTTGCTGCTGATAACATTCGTTTTGCTTTTCCTGCTTATACAGAAGAACAAATCCAAAATTTAGTAAAGGCTCATTATCGTCATTTGGGTATCCTTCTTGCACATACACTTTGGGCACCTCGGATGACAAGAAAGTGGTTGAATGAAAACTTAGTTATCGATTCTGAAAGTTTACAAATTGAAGAAGAAACTAAAAAACAAGGTGTAGGAGTGATTTTGATTTCAGGTCACTTTGGTACTTGGGAAATTTTAGTTCAGTTTTTAGGAATCAGAATGAAGGGCGGGGGAATTTACAAAAAAGTTAGAAATCCCTTTGTTGACCAGTTACTTCGTCGAATGCGTTCTAAAAATGGGGTAGTCCTTGTCCCAGTGCAAGAATCGACACAAGTGATCAAACTTCTCAAACAAGGATATTGGATCGGCTTTGGGGCTGACCAAAATGCTGGTAAGGCAGGAATCTTTGTTCCTTTTATGAACAGACAAGCTTCTACTTTTGTTGGTCCCGCACTGATGGCTTATTTAACTGGTGCAAAAATGTTGTACTATTCTGTGTTAGCTGGTGAAGGTGGAAAGGTAATTGTTCGAGTTAAGGATTTGGGTTTTGTTGATAAAAAACTCTACCCTTCCAAAGACGATGTGATTCGGCATTATACCGAACTTTGGACAAAAACTCTGGAAGAAGAAGTGAAGTTGTTTCCGGAGCAGTACTTTTGGGTGCACCGTCGTTGGAGAACCCAACCGCAAGCCATCGAAAACAACCAGTAA
- a CDS encoding phosphatase PAP2 family protein, translated as MNLISAIDLKFSTWIQKNLHHPRMSWILSRVNRGEMFALVLLPLMFLSELYKPTYISLPFVLVFTYLTDRLVLVLKKYFARKRPLVSVMGKVDSNPDMKHSFPSAHSANSIVVSTILVFAFHETPYFFFFSLFAGVGRLLTLHHFVSDIVGGWIIGFGIGLLAVLVHYYLWPYFVTL; from the coding sequence ATGAATTTGATTTCTGCCATTGATTTAAAATTTTCGACTTGGATTCAAAAAAATCTCCACCATCCACGTATGAGTTGGATATTGTCTCGTGTCAATCGTGGGGAAATGTTTGCTCTTGTTTTGTTGCCACTTATGTTTTTAAGTGAACTATACAAACCAACGTATATCAGTTTACCATTTGTATTAGTGTTTACCTATCTAACAGATCGTTTGGTTCTTGTTTTAAAAAAATATTTTGCAAGAAAACGTCCCCTAGTCAGTGTTATGGGAAAAGTGGATTCCAATCCAGATATGAAACATTCTTTTCCTTCGGCCCATAGTGCCAATTCCATTGTGGTCTCGACTATATTGGTTTTTGCATTTCACGAAACCCCGTATTTCTTTTTCTTCAGTTTGTTTGCTGGTGTAGGTAGACTTTTAACCCTACATCATTTTGTGAGTGATATCGTGGGAGGGTGGATCATTGGTTTTGGAATTGGACTCTTGGCAGTTTTAGTTCACTATTATCTTTGGCCTTATTTTGTAACTTTATGA
- the hisS gene encoding histidine--tRNA ligase — translation MKEQKLTTENYKGTRDFYPEDMRLRNYLFSVMKDVAKSYGYEEYDGPMVESLDLYRAKTGEEIVGKQIYNFVDKGDREVAIRPEMTPTVARMVAKKLRDLPRPIRWFSIPNLWRYEQPGHGRLREHWQLNVDMFGVTSQRAELEILSLACDILFAFGAKRNSFKVTISHRSLLDEFLLDGLKVSPNQAHEVSKILDKKNKITEEEYVALVSKTIPNDPTAVSKINLFLAATTETLDQIPGIKEETRNTIQTLFEDLKTIGLDDIVYFDPSVVRGFDYYTGFIFEIFDTSPQNKRSLYGGGRYDNLIGLFSNEELSGIGFGLGDVTLQNFLTAHDLLPDFANDSTVYIPLLDESSFAENQNFARELRKEKIAVEVSLLSQKMGKQLSYAEKKGYRWILLRGEDEIKAGTVTLKDMATRNQWTSSFSEALQKIKEELSK, via the coding sequence TTGAAAGAACAAAAACTAACAACAGAAAACTATAAGGGCACTCGGGATTTTTATCCTGAGGATATGCGCCTTCGAAACTATTTATTTTCGGTGATGAAAGATGTCGCCAAATCCTACGGTTATGAAGAATATGATGGCCCCATGGTGGAATCTTTGGATTTGTATAGAGCCAAAACCGGGGAAGAAATTGTAGGAAAACAGATTTATAATTTTGTTGATAAGGGGGATCGTGAGGTTGCGATCCGACCTGAAATGACACCGACTGTTGCGAGAATGGTGGCAAAAAAACTAAGAGACCTTCCTCGTCCCATTCGCTGGTTTTCTATTCCAAATTTATGGAGATACGAACAACCAGGCCATGGTCGCCTCAGGGAACATTGGCAATTAAATGTGGACATGTTTGGCGTGACAAGCCAAAGGGCTGAATTAGAAATTTTATCCTTAGCATGTGATATCCTTTTTGCGTTTGGGGCCAAAAGAAATAGTTTTAAAGTAACAATTTCCCATAGATCACTCCTCGATGAATTTTTGTTAGACGGTTTGAAAGTGAGTCCAAACCAGGCTCATGAAGTTTCCAAAATTTTAGATAAAAAAAATAAAATTACGGAAGAGGAATACGTAGCTCTTGTTTCGAAAACAATTCCGAATGATCCAACAGCAGTTTCAAAGATAAATTTGTTTCTTGCTGCCACTACTGAAACGCTTGATCAAATTCCGGGAATCAAAGAAGAAACAAGAAACACAATTCAAACTTTATTTGAGGACTTAAAAACCATTGGATTAGATGATATTGTATATTTTGATCCTTCGGTGGTAAGAGGTTTTGATTATTATACGGGTTTTATTTTTGAAATTTTTGATACATCTCCACAGAACAAACGTTCGCTATACGGTGGTGGAAGATATGACAACTTAATTGGATTGTTTTCTAATGAAGAGCTGTCGGGTATAGGATTTGGTTTGGGTGATGTAACTCTTCAGAATTTTTTAACTGCACATGATTTGTTACCTGATTTTGCTAATGACTCCACTGTTTACATTCCTCTTTTAGATGAATCTTCTTTTGCAGAAAATCAAAACTTTGCACGGGAACTTCGAAAAGAAAAGATTGCTGTCGAAGTGTCTTTGCTTTCTCAAAAAATGGGAAAACAACTTTCGTATGCTGAAAAAAAAGGATACCGTTGGATTTTACTTCGAGGCGAAGACGAAATCAAAGCAGGCACAGTCACTTTAAAAGATATGGCCACAAGAAACCAATGGACATCTTCTTTTTCTGAAGCACTTCAAAAGATAAAAGAAGAGCTTTCTAAATGA
- a CDS encoding DUF1577 domain-containing protein — protein MINRIKIHFDQDREYLPLEAVQTLPEFFKQMMGGNGLFLKGYDTPIRVRFKGERPDGAHIWELETIPELIETIFTVQATPSFHVEVDYELINQKDNLLLGKIIDRRQTYATRQDPRNEKVRGNVVASNFLVAKTNIDFSKLTGVSSQVILSDIQRTVLKNYPQSKVVFLSVSIHSDEIDLMKEHKKPIFILDTETFESFPSPDVFDPKKTFEDEFLLDDKVQEYKKKKIGSFIYYPLFIQMRDMHFFAYLSLETERPGIPGEVLDLFKEVERTFQERIMDSNTHILDVKQNVLNVSRGGVALEVNDMEIIKALKVKPTFTLDINFKLQAPIRMALELRHLEEVNDFYRLGGRITGVSGDKKAKEIYHSLIDFFG, from the coding sequence ATGATCAACCGTATAAAAATTCATTTCGACCAAGATAGAGAATACCTCCCGTTAGAGGCGGTGCAAACTTTACCTGAATTTTTCAAACAAATGATGGGTGGAAATGGATTGTTTCTAAAAGGATACGACACACCCATCCGGGTTCGTTTCAAAGGAGAACGTCCTGATGGAGCGCACATTTGGGAATTGGAGACAATCCCAGAACTCATCGAAACAATTTTTACAGTTCAAGCAACACCTAGTTTTCACGTCGAAGTGGATTATGAACTGATCAACCAAAAAGATAACTTACTTCTTGGTAAAATTATAGATCGTAGACAAACCTATGCAACAAGACAAGATCCTAGAAATGAAAAGGTTCGAGGGAACGTTGTTGCTTCAAACTTTTTAGTTGCAAAAACTAATATTGATTTTTCGAAACTAACTGGAGTTAGTTCTCAGGTAATTCTTTCGGACATTCAACGAACGGTTCTAAAGAATTATCCGCAGTCAAAAGTCGTCTTTCTTTCTGTATCAATTCATAGTGATGAAATTGATTTGATGAAAGAACATAAAAAACCAATTTTTATTTTGGATACGGAAACTTTTGAATCATTTCCTTCTCCGGATGTATTTGATCCTAAAAAAACATTTGAAGACGAATTTTTATTGGATGACAAAGTCCAAGAATACAAAAAGAAAAAAATCGGTTCTTTTATTTATTATCCTCTATTTATACAAATGAGAGATATGCATTTTTTTGCATATCTCTCCCTCGAAACTGAAAGACCAGGGATCCCTGGTGAAGTTTTGGATTTGTTTAAAGAGGTTGAACGTACGTTTCAAGAAAGAATCATGGACTCAAATACCCATATTCTTGATGTAAAACAAAACGTACTCAACGTTTCCAGAGGTGGAGTCGCCCTGGAAGTTAATGATATGGAAATTATCAAAGCACTGAAAGTGAAACCAACATTTACCCTGGATATCAATTTCAAATTGCAGGCACCCATTCGAATGGCATTAGAGTTACGCCATTTAGAAGAGGTGAATGATTTTTATCGATTGGGTGGACGGATCACAGGTGTCAGCGGAGATAAAAAAGCCAAAGAGATTTACCATAGTCTCATTGATTTTTTTGGCTAA
- a CDS encoding OmpA family protein: protein MKKFLISLIISALPILAQPLPKVKDVRFYQPLNTQNVEYNPIISPTGRYLVFQSNRPGGEGGMDIWISENLSFPDRMKLPVWSPPKNFRELNTTNFEGMFSILFDEEEKPYELYFTSVRDKTQADPKKNREGYDGLNIYYTKINPRTGLWSIPNHVSEINSHFEDKMPAISPDGCSMVFSSNRPGGMGGFDLWISKREPITQSKEINPDKPKIKCRDGVWQKPISIGMSINSKDDEISPNFHWDGLRLYFSSNRDDKNRKFSFYYSEYNESQNSFETPVLLGSPFNTKVQLSGESTGFPFDTPADYSTYSLWEESDNEGISVTFDDLWFYFSSNRPGGEGQFDIYRTMVPEDLRRTYEFVFRGLVLDGSEAIMIGLDSTLKIYDDTRPIQVITSKRIGGDLSLADAENFRTTIKTGKLYRVEVSSPGFHPTELLLDLRGNVGKDKEQYSQIILQPIRPTKDERPDKTIQGIRFVVKDKKTDLVIPNAICHYFDDLTRKGKSLESKDSRFELEKSPTMDFEILVRAKGFKEETFLFAKDKILSMEGKETVLYLRNLNDFDSLYNTIIYFPFNERTLSDEDKKKLDLFADFLIQHKNEKVEIGGHTDNIGNKEYNISLSEDRALSVYQYLRLKGVPKERMKVQAYHYSQPISENETEEGRSRNRRVNFKKID, encoded by the coding sequence ATGAAAAAATTCCTTATTTCCTTAATCATTTCGGCACTCCCAATCCTGGCGCAGCCTTTACCGAAGGTGAAGGATGTAAGGTTCTACCAGCCACTCAATACTCAAAATGTAGAGTACAACCCCATCATTTCTCCTACGGGAAGGTATCTTGTTTTCCAATCCAACCGGCCCGGTGGTGAGGGCGGAATGGATATTTGGATTTCAGAGAACTTAAGTTTTCCTGACCGGATGAAATTGCCAGTTTGGTCTCCGCCAAAGAATTTTCGAGAACTGAACACAACTAATTTTGAAGGGATGTTTTCGATCCTTTTCGATGAAGAGGAAAAACCTTACGAACTTTATTTTACTTCTGTTCGGGATAAAACTCAGGCAGATCCAAAAAAGAATCGGGAAGGATATGATGGTTTAAATATTTATTATACCAAAATTAATCCAAGGACTGGTCTCTGGTCGATTCCGAATCATGTTAGCGAAATCAACTCTCATTTTGAAGATAAAATGCCTGCGATTTCACCTGATGGTTGTTCGATGGTCTTTTCTTCCAATCGACCAGGAGGAATGGGAGGTTTTGACCTTTGGATCTCTAAACGAGAACCAATTACCCAATCAAAGGAAATTAATCCGGACAAGCCAAAAATCAAATGTAGAGACGGGGTTTGGCAAAAACCAATTTCTATTGGTATGTCGATTAATTCCAAGGATGATGAAATTAGTCCCAACTTTCATTGGGATGGGTTGAGATTATATTTTAGTTCTAATCGAGATGATAAGAATCGGAAGTTTAGTTTTTATTATAGTGAATACAATGAATCACAAAATAGTTTTGAGACTCCAGTTTTATTAGGATCTCCATTTAATACCAAGGTACAGTTGTCAGGCGAATCCACGGGATTTCCATTTGATACTCCTGCTGATTATTCCACTTACAGTCTTTGGGAAGAGAGTGATAACGAAGGAATCTCAGTTACCTTTGATGACTTATGGTTTTATTTTTCTTCGAACCGTCCTGGCGGAGAAGGCCAATTTGATATCTATCGAACCATGGTTCCCGAAGACCTACGCCGTACTTATGAATTTGTTTTTCGTGGTCTTGTTTTAGATGGTTCCGAAGCGATTATGATCGGTCTTGATTCCACATTAAAAATCTATGATGATACAAGACCCATTCAGGTGATAACTTCCAAACGAATTGGAGGAGATCTTTCACTTGCCGATGCAGAGAATTTTAGAACGACTATCAAAACCGGAAAACTCTATCGAGTCGAAGTTTCTTCGCCAGGATTCCATCCGACAGAACTGCTTTTGGATTTAAGGGGAAATGTAGGAAAGGACAAAGAACAATATTCTCAGATCATATTACAGCCCATTCGCCCTACCAAAGACGAACGACCTGATAAAACCATCCAAGGGATTCGATTTGTGGTGAAAGACAAAAAAACCGACCTTGTCATTCCCAATGCGATTTGTCATTACTTCGATGATCTTACTCGCAAAGGAAAATCTTTAGAATCTAAAGACAGTCGTTTCGAATTAGAAAAATCACCTACTATGGATTTTGAGATTTTGGTGAGAGCAAAAGGATTTAAAGAAGAAACTTTCTTATTTGCAAAAGATAAAATTCTGTCTATGGAAGGGAAAGAAACTGTCCTTTACCTCAGAAATTTAAATGACTTTGACAGTTTGTACAATACAATTATTTATTTCCCGTTCAACGAACGAACATTGAGCGATGAAGATAAGAAAAAATTGGATCTTTTTGCTGACTTCCTTATCCAACATAAGAATGAAAAAGTTGAAATTGGTGGACATACTGATAATATAGGGAATAAGGAATACAATATCAGTTTGAGTGAAGATAGAGCTCTTTCTGTGTATCAGTATTTGAGATTGAAAGGTGTTCCTAAGGAACGAATGAAGGTACAAGCTTACCATTATTCGCAGCCAATCTCAGAAAACGAAACGGAAGAGGGACGTTCACGAAATAGGCGTGTGAATTTCAAAAAAATAGACTAG